A single genomic interval of Apis cerana isolate GH-2021 linkage group LG2, AcerK_1.0, whole genome shotgun sequence harbors:
- the LOC107993571 gene encoding TBC1 domain family member 22B, whose protein sequence is MENQSHQGEIYQSHQSFWKKNTRAVPGRPSPKQDGKLGKISTATLMSGSSANIISTGGTISGSSGGSTSFQDFQESVDDAWDSGDDEFCTVSDVKISKRVSHSAAISVINSHRSRKMCIDSGTNVKPSQRVQEIIPEEKRAEALQRLAVQPLHLRNVNLSTHSQMNNSQHSSEDTDIKYGASPQHKPTQFPGRPQPLRQTIAPTKFFIPSKEQDGESKIDKFQSLLEASVLNLDELRQLSWSGIPARLRSVTWRLLSEYLPANLERRQHVLERKRLDYWNLVKQYYDTERDEGFQDTYRQIHIDIPRMSPLISLFQQTTVQLIFERILYIWAIRHPASGYVQGMNDLVTPFFLVFLQEAVPVSAWQDLENYDVASLKKEQRDIIEADSFWCLSKFLDGIQDNYIFAQLGIQHKVNQLKELIQRIDAPLHQHLHQHGVDYLQFSFRWMNNLLTREIPLHCTIRLWDTYLAESDRFASFQLYVCAAFLLRWRRHLLLQPDFQGLMLMLQNLPTQNWTDSEIGILVAEAYKLKFTFADAPNHLQAHDTR, encoded by the exons aTGGAAAATCAAAGTCACCAAGGTGAAATTTATCAAAGCCATCAATctttttggaagaaaaatacCCGTGCTGTTCCAGGCAG ACCAAGTCCCAAACAAGATGGCAAACTTGGTAAAATAAGTACTGCTACATTAATGTCTGGTAGTTCagctaatataatatctactGGTGGAACAATATCGGGAAGTAGTGGAGGATCCACATCGTTTCAAGATTTTCAAGAAAGCGTAGATGATGCTTGGGATTCTGGAGATGATGAATTTTGCACTGTCTcagatgtaaaaatatcaaaacgaGTTAGCCATTCTGCTGCTATTAGCGTTATTAATAGTCATAGATCAAGAAAAATGTGTATAGATTCGGGGACAAATGTAAAACCTTCGCAACGCGTTCAAGAAATTATTCCTGAGGAAAAACGAGCAGAAGCTCTTCAAAGATTAGCCGTACAACCGTTACATTTGcgaaatgttaatttatctACGCATTCTCAAATGAATAATAGTCAACATTCCTCAGAAGATACAGATATTAAATACGGTGCTTCCCCGCAACATAAACCGACGCAATTTCCAGGCAGGCCGCAACCGTTGAGACAAACAATCGCACCtaccaaattttttataccttCTAAAGAACAAG ATGGGGAaagtaaaatagataaatttcagTCTCTTCTGGAAGCTTCTGTATTAAACTTAGACGAATTGAGACAATTATCGTGGTCTGGAATACCTGCAAGGTTGCGATCTGTTACATGGAGGTTATTGTCT GAATATTTACCAGCTAATTTAGAGAGAAGACAACACGTGTTAGAACGTAAACGTTTAGATTATTGGAATTTAGTGAAACAATATTATGATACTGAACGAGATGAAGGATTCCAGGATACATATCGTCAAATACACATTGACATTCCAAGAATGTCACCACttatttcattgtttcaaCAAACAACGGTACAATTAATCTTTGAAAGAATACTCTATATTTGGGCAATTCGACATCCCGCTTCTGGTTATGTTCAA GGAATGAATGATCTAGTGACACCTttctttcttgtatttttacaAGAAGCAGTACCTGTATCAGCATGGCaggatttagaaaattatgatgttgcatcattaaaaaaagaacaacgGGATATCATAGAAGCAGATAGTTTTTGGTGTTTATCTAAATTTCTCGATGGTAttcaagataattatatttttgctcaATTAGGCATTCAGCACAAAGTAAATCAGTTGAAAGAACTGATACAAAGAATcgatg CGCCTTTGCATCAACATCTACATCAACATGGCGTAGATTATTTACAGTTTTCCTTTCGAtggatgaataatttattaacaagagAAATCCCTCTTCATTGTACAATTCGTTTATGGGATACTTATCTAGCGGAATCCGACCGATTTGCTTCGTTTCAACTTTACGTATGTGCcgcgtttcttcttcgttgGAGACGTCATCTTTTATTGCAACCAGATTTTCAA gGACTGATGTTAATGCTACAAAACCTGCCTACACAAAATTGGACAGATTCAGAAATAGGAATATTAGTAGCGGAAgcgtacaaattaaaattcacgtTTGCAGATGCTCCCAATCATTTGCAAGCTCATGATACCAGGTGA
- the LOC107992492 gene encoding tetratricopeptide repeat protein 39B, translated as MSDIEEDEFQDAQESLPQPTSMDLDTAIMEAKKAIHYFFNNDFEEARKIMEPWASSSMYHSLGTSIFAFLEAILTFEQKYIEKAAGAVKQCMTVCLKQRKHVTLTQNIGKMVKKTNYDAYSIDEVHAELCYAESLFLKSMLTFVEDETLVSFVKAGLKIRTCFLSYKECLTILNNRKWENDAYKIHFESGVRTGIGAFNLMISLLPAKIIKLLEFIGFSGDKEYGLSELEAGYQERRGLRHVLCAMFLLSYNLLVSFVLSHTDGDLDWCEKVLEEELSLYPNGVWFLFFKGRLELTRGKFENSLEWYTKSWKSQDLWPQFHHICFWELMWAHCSLQQWNQAAMFAGHLAEESHWSRTIYLYQRAAILMMQNPSVQSEEKQTIDTLMMQAPTFKQRIAGKSLPMEKFVIKKTERYFAQKKSLVLPIFELMYVWNLFRIVGKRQDLMLNMFKVIEEAEKKLVKTSKTEFHADNEALLSLLKGACLRQLKHPLSAENCLKRVLELDKLIKEDTYLLPYATVELALLAQDQGNIQLALGYLEDAKKNFTGYLLESRLQFRIHSDLMKLTGKKAEDILM; from the exons atgtcGGACATCGAAGAAGATGAG tttcaaGATGCTCAGGAATCTTTACCAca gCCTACTTCTATGGATTTGGATACAGCAATAATGGAGGCAAAAAAAgcgatacattatttttttaataatgattttgaagaagcaagaaaaattatggaGCCATGGGCAAGCAGTAGCATGTATCATTCTTTAGGAACAAGTATATTTGCATTCCTCGAGGCTATTCTTACATTTGAACAA AAATACATTGAAAAGGCAGCTGGAGCTGTAAAACAGTGCATGACTGTGTGCTTGAAGCAACGTAAACATGTAACATTAACACAAAATATTGGCAAAATGGTGAAGAAGACTAATTATGATGCTTATTCAATTG ACGAAGTGCATGCAGAACTCTGTTATGCTGAgtcactttttttaaaatcaatgctCACGTTCGTGGAGGACGAAACTTTGGTCAGCTTTGTTAAAGCTGGATTGAAAATTCGTACCTGTTTTCTATCATATAA agaatgtttaacaattttaaataatcgcaAATGGGAAAATGAtgcttataaaatacattttgaaaGTGGAGTTCGCACTGGTATTGGTGCATTTAATTTG ATGATCTCTCTATTGCCAGCAAAAATCATTAaacttttagaatttattggaTTTTCGGGTGATAag gaaTATGGTTTGTCAGAATTAGAAGCAGGATATCAAGAAAGAAGGGGATTACGACATGTATTGTGTGCaatgtttcttttatcttaCAATCTGCTGGTATCGTTTGTTTTAAGTCATACCGACGGTGATCTAGACTGGTGTGAAAAAGTTTTGGAAGAAGAATTGAGTCTTTATCCAAATGGCGTatggtttttattttttaaaggaagATTAGAATTAACGAGAGGGAAATTTGAAAACTCTTTAGAATGGTATACTAAATCTTGGAAAAGTCAAGATTTATGGCCtcaatttcatcatatttgtTTTTGGGAATTAATGTGGGCACATTGTTCGCTCCAGCAATGGAATCAAGCTGCAATGTTCGCCGGTCACTTAGCTGAAGAATCACATTGGTCACgtacaatttatttgtatcaaaGAGCTGCGATACTTATGATGCAAAATCCATCGGTACAAAGTGAAGAAAAACAAACGATAGATACTTTAATGATGCAAGCGCCTACTTTTAAACAACGTATTGCGGGTAAATCATTACcaatggaaaaatttgtaataaaaaaaactgaacGATATTTTGCTCAAAAGAAAAGCCTAGTACTTCCTATATTTGAACTTATGTATGTATGGAATTTGTTTCGCATAGTAGGAAAACGACAAGATTTAATGTTAAACATGTTTAAAGTAATTGAAGAAGCTGAAAAAAAACTTGTGAAAACTTC gaaAACAGAATTTCATGCAGATAATGAAGCACTTTTATCGCTTCTAAAAGGTGCTTGTTTGCGACAATTGAAACATCCTCTTTCAgctgaaaattgtttaaaacgcGTTCTCGAATTGGATAAACTAATCAAGGAAGATACTTATTTACTTCCTTATGCAACAGTAGAATTAGCTTTGTTGGCACAAGATCAAGGAAATATTCAACTCGCTCTTGGATATTTAGAGGATGCTAA aaaaaattttactggATATTTATTGGAATCTAGATTACAATTTAGGATTCATTctgatttaatgaaattgactGGAAAGAAAgcagaagatattttaatgtaa